A window of the Acidovorax sp. YS12 genome harbors these coding sequences:
- a CDS encoding porin translates to MKIPYLKKMITLAAIGGSASMAFSQQSGVQIYGVVDAAIRHTNNEGADRSGKTKMMGGGMSESRWGVNVVEDLGAGLTAIANLEACFVSDTGMQASEDNFFQQSWVGIRSKSLGKITLGRQYNILFDLVTSTYASFPYSPYMEAYKPEIGLSMGARANNMIKYVGEFGSVRGGLQYSFDEGNTFEKAGANVNFTGSGAMKTFGGYLRYSENGVSAGAAYLSSIFPAGTRVDAWTLGGSYRSGPWYFNMGYGLNKRKDSFPAAAQGGEIDQAILYAFWTGSSDGGFLAGDATKRQMYKLGFGYQVTSQTNVGLHYYHAKQSGSASGGFNGKADFVVAALDYALSERTDAYVGVDHTRVNGGSGVALDANGATTRTGFTIGLRHRF, encoded by the coding sequence ATGAAAATCCCTTACTTGAAGAAGATGATTACACTGGCTGCCATAGGAGGCAGTGCTTCCATGGCTTTCTCGCAGCAAAGTGGCGTGCAAATATATGGAGTAGTTGATGCGGCGATTCGCCATACCAATAACGAAGGTGCAGATCGAAGCGGTAAAACGAAAATGATGGGAGGAGGTATGTCCGAAAGCCGTTGGGGTGTGAATGTGGTCGAGGACCTTGGCGCCGGCTTGACGGCCATCGCTAACCTCGAAGCCTGCTTTGTCTCCGATACAGGCATGCAGGCTTCCGAGGACAACTTCTTCCAGCAGTCTTGGGTAGGCATACGCAGCAAGAGTCTTGGCAAGATCACTCTTGGCCGCCAGTACAACATTCTGTTCGATTTGGTGACATCAACCTACGCATCGTTCCCCTACTCTCCCTATATGGAGGCCTACAAACCAGAGATCGGACTTTCCATGGGCGCCCGTGCCAACAATATGATCAAGTATGTGGGCGAGTTTGGTTCTGTGCGCGGGGGATTGCAGTACTCCTTCGATGAGGGAAATACGTTTGAAAAGGCTGGGGCGAATGTCAATTTCACCGGAAGTGGCGCCATGAAAACATTCGGTGGCTATTTGCGCTATTCGGAGAATGGCGTCTCGGCTGGCGCAGCTTATTTGAGTTCTATTTTTCCAGCGGGCACCAGGGTCGATGCCTGGACGCTGGGGGGCTCCTATCGCTCGGGACCATGGTATTTCAACATGGGCTATGGCCTGAACAAGCGCAAGGACAGCTTTCCAGCCGCTGCCCAAGGCGGAGAGATTGATCAAGCCATTCTTTATGCTTTCTGGACGGGCTCTTCCGATGGCGGATTCCTGGCGGGCGATGCCACTAAGCGCCAGATGTACAAGCTGGGTTTTGGCTATCAAGTCACGTCTCAGACCAATGTCGGCTTGCACTACTACCATGCGAAGCAGTCGGGATCGGCTAGCGGAGGCTTCAATGGCAAGGCCGATTTCGTGGTGGCGGCGCTGGACTATGCGCTCTCCGAGCGCACTGACGCCTATGTGGGTGTGGACCATACCCGGGTCAACGGAGGCTCCGGTGTGGCACTGGATGCCAATGGGGCGACCACACGCACAGGCTTTACCATTGGTCTGCGCCACCGTTTCTAG
- a CDS encoding APC family permease, translated as MPAVHRADTATLRAELTAPKIIFFVIAAASPLAAMIGLLPLAFIMGAGAATPAMYLIAAAILLCFSVGYAAMSRQITNAGGLYTYIAAGLGRPVAVAAGLIGLLAYNAFSVMLVAAFGYFCELVFSASGLHLPWQVFAGVAIVLTAWLGYRRIDLSARVLALLVVAEIGVLLAIDAVFIHRHGLAAFPLAAFDVAQLPPGFLAVGLMFAFSSFLGFEAAALYGEESRNPKRTVPLATYASVIVIALFYGLTSWVAVGAIGPGQIRAEAASQLGELYLHLVAHQIGQTAADLLSVLLLTSLFATLLASHNSTNRLVFALGRENVLPRALGRVHPVHGSPSYASLMQSAINVVVIGAFALAGLEPYTTLSVSMTGLGTLGVVLMQAATAFAVIGYFHGRPDHHWWRTLIAPALGGLGLTTAVVLIVANYAQLTGVDNPLINHLPWVLVAVALGGIAHALWLRRKRPHVYAAIGTQPKTHEL; from the coding sequence ATGCCAGCAGTCCATAGGGCCGATACGGCCACGCTACGCGCCGAGCTGACGGCGCCCAAGATCATCTTTTTCGTCATCGCCGCCGCCTCGCCGCTGGCCGCCATGATCGGCCTGCTACCACTAGCCTTCATCATGGGCGCGGGGGCGGCCACGCCTGCGATGTACCTAATCGCGGCAGCGATACTGCTGTGCTTTTCCGTCGGCTACGCCGCGATGAGTCGCCAAATCACCAACGCTGGCGGCCTTTACACCTACATCGCGGCGGGCCTGGGGCGGCCAGTGGCGGTAGCCGCAGGGCTGATCGGCCTGCTGGCCTACAACGCCTTCTCCGTCATGTTGGTGGCGGCCTTCGGCTACTTTTGTGAGCTGGTGTTCAGCGCCTCAGGACTGCACCTGCCCTGGCAGGTATTTGCCGGCGTGGCCATCGTGCTGACGGCCTGGCTAGGCTACCGGCGCATCGACCTGAGCGCCCGAGTGCTAGCCTTACTGGTCGTCGCCGAGATCGGCGTACTGCTGGCCATCGACGCGGTGTTCATCCACCGGCACGGCCTGGCAGCCTTCCCGCTGGCCGCGTTCGACGTGGCGCAGTTGCCCCCGGGCTTTCTGGCCGTAGGGCTGATGTTCGCTTTCTCCTCGTTTCTCGGCTTCGAAGCCGCCGCGCTGTACGGAGAAGAGTCGCGCAACCCAAAGCGCACAGTGCCGCTGGCCACCTACGCCTCCGTCATCGTGATCGCGCTGTTCTACGGCTTGACCAGTTGGGTGGCGGTCGGTGCCATCGGCCCCGGGCAGATCCGCGCCGAGGCCGCGAGCCAGCTCGGCGAGCTGTATCTGCACCTGGTGGCCCACCAGATAGGGCAAACCGCAGCCGACCTGCTCAGCGTGCTGCTGCTTACGAGCCTGTTCGCCACGCTGCTGGCTTCGCACAATTCCACCAACCGCCTGGTCTTTGCCCTCGGGCGCGAAAACGTGCTACCGCGTGCGCTGGGCCGCGTGCACCCCGTGCATGGCTCGCCTTCGTACGCCAGCCTCATGCAAAGCGCGATCAACGTCGTGGTTATCGGTGCGTTCGCCCTGGCCGGGCTGGAGCCCTACACCACGCTGTCGGTGAGCATGACCGGGCTGGGCACGCTGGGCGTGGTGCTTATGCAAGCAGCCACCGCCTTCGCCGTGATCGGCTACTTCCACGGACGCCCTGATCACCACTGGTGGCGCACCCTGATCGCGCCGGCGCTCGGCGGCTTGGGCTTGACGACCGCAGTGGTACTGATTGTCGCGAACTACGCCCAGCTCACCGGCGTGGATAACCCTCTCATCAATCACCTGCCCTGGGTCTTGGTCGCGGTGGCGCTGGGGGGCATTGCCCACGCTCTGTGGCTGCGCCGTAAGCGCCCACACGTCTACGCCGCCATCGGCACGCAGCCGAAAACTCACGAGCTTTAA
- a CDS encoding saccharopine dehydrogenase NADP-binding domain-containing protein, with protein MTASIQTESKPFSIIVVGGAGAMGRHVVRALARLGSARRITVADLDSARAGRLADEIGPVAHALQLDATDPAAMRQAFSGHDAVLNTMGPFARFGTPILRAALESGCDYLDIDDDWQSTLEAFDFDAQARSLGRRVVIGMGASPGTTNLCARIAAERLDTVHELHTGWSMAAAIVEPEPAFAAGTAAAKHWLLQCTGKIRAWSEGCASDIDPLARVDFNFPGLGAVHAYTMGHPEPITLPRAFAGLQRALNLQCGPDELFDQLRTVVVQVESGAMSVDEAANLLDSRTEMPTPADTPTLPPLFALARGSRGGTKLAVAAYPRVELPGAMGGNTGIPLAIGLELIRRGVMSDVGVHAPETAFNPRDYFDLYRHFVTGATTAIEDILVIDETED; from the coding sequence ATGACTGCAAGCATCCAGACCGAATCCAAGCCCTTTTCGATCATCGTCGTCGGCGGTGCCGGCGCAATGGGCCGGCACGTCGTACGCGCCCTCGCCAGGCTAGGCAGCGCACGCCGCATCACCGTCGCTGACCTGGACAGCGCCCGCGCCGGGCGACTGGCCGATGAAATCGGCCCCGTCGCCCACGCGCTGCAACTGGATGCCACCGACCCCGCCGCCATGCGCCAAGCCTTCTCGGGGCATGACGCCGTGCTCAACACCATGGGGCCGTTCGCTCGTTTCGGCACACCCATCCTGCGAGCCGCACTCGAATCTGGCTGTGACTATCTGGACATCGACGACGACTGGCAATCCACGCTCGAAGCCTTCGATTTCGACGCCCAGGCACGCAGCCTCGGGCGCCGGGTGGTCATCGGCATGGGGGCCAGCCCCGGCACCACCAACCTGTGCGCCCGCATTGCTGCCGAGCGCTTGGACACAGTGCACGAGCTGCACACCGGGTGGAGCATGGCAGCGGCCATCGTCGAGCCCGAGCCAGCGTTTGCCGCCGGCACCGCCGCCGCCAAGCACTGGCTGCTGCAATGCACCGGCAAGATCCGAGCCTGGAGCGAGGGCTGCGCAAGCGACATCGATCCCTTAGCGCGGGTCGATTTCAACTTTCCCGGCCTCGGAGCCGTACACGCCTACACCATGGGCCACCCCGAGCCGATCACTCTGCCGCGCGCCTTTGCGGGGTTGCAGCGCGCACTCAACCTGCAGTGCGGCCCGGATGAGCTGTTCGATCAGTTGCGGACCGTTGTCGTCCAGGTCGAATCCGGTGCGATGAGCGTGGACGAAGCCGCCAACCTGCTCGATTCACGCACCGAAATGCCAACCCCAGCCGATACCCCGACCCTGCCGCCGCTGTTTGCCCTGGCACGCGGTAGCCGTGGCGGCACAAAGCTGGCGGTGGCAGCGTACCCCAGGGTCGAACTGCCTGGCGCCATGGGCGGCAATACCGGAATCCCATTGGCCATCGGCTTGGAGCTGATACGCAGGGGCGTGATGTCCGACGTAGGTGTGCACGCCCCGGAAACGGCCTTCAACCCCCGAGATTATTTTGATCTGTACCGGCATTTCGTGACTGGGGCAACCACCGCCATCGAAGACATCCTGGTGATCGATGAAACCGAGGATTGA
- a CDS encoding TetR family transcriptional regulator, with protein MKVENAHAVCEFGGEMNKNELTVRLTVDDRRALLLDAALRVIARVGIAALTTRAITEEAGMRQGVFHYCFRDKNEMLAELIALTVSRLIEDSSVVNVVKGDFSATVRFTLRALWTKISATPTSHLALYELTLHAMRDPELAALAQRQYEGYLAAASRLLGTLAREAGIRWQAPTDTLARTLVTVIDGLGLNWLADRDAQATLAVLDAFSCQLAALVEPAPRVQCPELAVSKN; from the coding sequence ATGAAGGTTGAAAATGCGCATGCAGTGTGTGAATTTGGCGGTGAGATGAACAAAAATGAATTGACAGTCAGGTTGACAGTCGATGACCGCCGGGCCTTGTTGCTGGATGCAGCATTACGGGTAATTGCGAGGGTGGGTATTGCCGCGTTAACGACGCGCGCGATCACCGAGGAAGCGGGTATGCGTCAGGGTGTCTTCCACTACTGCTTTCGTGACAAGAATGAAATGCTTGCCGAGCTGATTGCTTTGACGGTGTCCAGGCTGATCGAGGACTCCTCAGTAGTGAACGTCGTCAAAGGGGATTTCAGTGCCACCGTACGCTTCACGCTGAGAGCACTGTGGACGAAGATCAGCGCAACACCTACCAGCCACCTAGCGCTGTACGAGTTGACCTTGCATGCGATGCGCGATCCCGAACTTGCTGCTCTAGCGCAGCGTCAGTACGAAGGCTATCTAGCAGCCGCGTCACGGCTACTAGGCACTCTGGCCCGGGAGGCGGGAATTCGCTGGCAGGCCCCGACGGATACGCTGGCCCGCACGTTGGTCACGGTGATTGACGGGCTCGGTTTAAACTGGCTGGCTGACCGTGATGCGCAGGCCACGTTAGCAGTGCTCGACGCGTTTTCCTGCCAATTGGCGGCGCTAGTGGAACCCGCGCCTCGCGTCCAGTGTCCTGAGTTAGCAGTTTCAAAGAACTAA
- a CDS encoding IS5 family transposase (programmed frameshift) — protein sequence MKRKPYASDVSREKFAQIEPLLRSVRRTTKPVTVDLYEVFCAVLYLLRTGCQWRFLPPEFPKWQSVYAYWRKWSEPDQHGVSVLEQALKKTQVGAAREKLVRNACSAFLIVDAQSVKNTDTAALKGYDAGKKVSGIKRHIAVDTQGLPHAIAVTTAEVTDRKGALQALKRCKPNLGRVQSVLCDSGYTGKPFEQGVQEIVGEHVTVQIAKRSELHTFKVMPKRWIVERSFAWLDKNRRLWKNCERLLNTSLQFVHLAFLALLLRRS from the exons GTGAAGAGAAAGCCCTACGCCAGCGACGTCAGCAGAGAGAAGTTTGCGCAGATCGAGCCGCTGCTGCGCAGCGTGCGGCGCACCACGAAGCCGGTGACGGTGGACTTGTATGAAGTATTTTGCGCAGTGCTTTACCTGCTGCGCACAGGCTGTCAGTGGCGCTTCCTGCCACCGGAGTTTCCCAAGTGGCAAAGCGTGTACGCCTACTGGCGCAAGTGGAGTGAGCCTGACCAGCACGGTGTGAGCGTGCTGGAGCAGGCTTTAAAAAAAAC ACAGGTTGGCGCGGCCCGCGAGAAACTGGTGCGCAACGCATGCAGCGCGTTCTTGATCGTGGACGCGCAGAGCGTGAAGAACACGGACACGGCGGCCCTGAAGGGCTATGACGCAGGCAAGAAGGTCTCGGGCATCAAGCGCCACATCGCGGTGGATACCCAGGGTTTGCCGCATGCGATCGCGGTGACCACGGCTGAGGTGACGGATCGCAAAGGGGCACTGCAGGCGCTCAAGCGCTGCAAGCCCAACCTGGGCCGGGTGCAAAGTGTGCTGTGCGACAGCGGCTACACCGGCAAGCCTTTTGAGCAGGGTGTGCAGGAGATTGTGGGCGAGCACGTGACGGTGCAGATCGCCAAGAGGAGTGAGCTACACACCTTCAAGGTCATGCCCAAGCGCTGGATCGTCGAGCGCAGCTTTGCGTGGCTGGACAAGAACAGGAGGCTATGGAAGAACTGCGAGCGGCTCCTGAACACCAGCCTGCAGTTCGTCCACTTGGCTTTCCTGGCCCTACTGCTCAGGAGATCGTAA
- a CDS encoding AraC family transcriptional regulator → MAFIEFDTRNHLPHERADAVRETCAAMANMAPDISDGGTLDMSMHVRLLPGVSIASVECSALSVSRSPRQLADGNDDVLLFLNPGGTAAKEAGGSGWVLRQQGEMACTGGPGYLGLNERAGRIDFHGASSGLLLIAFPRESLLPQVADVDRALHQSLPDTLPLRLLARQAQALARPSGASDDAGISDAERLRISDQLLDLGALALGATPQAQARASARGLRQARLKAIQADLRVHAWRGDLTLEWVAARHGISPRYVRALFEQEGTAFSGYLLELRLQRAFGQLASPRHTRSTVSAIAYDAGFNNLSWFYRAFRQRFAAAPGEVRQLHAQGMPA, encoded by the coding sequence ATGGCCTTTATCGAATTCGACACCCGCAACCACCTCCCGCACGAGCGCGCCGACGCCGTGCGCGAAACCTGCGCCGCCATGGCCAACATGGCGCCCGACATCTCTGACGGCGGTACCCTGGACATGTCCATGCACGTACGCCTGCTGCCCGGTGTTTCCATCGCATCGGTTGAATGCTCCGCCTTGAGCGTCAGCCGCAGCCCGCGGCAGCTCGCCGATGGCAACGACGATGTCCTGCTGTTCCTGAACCCTGGTGGCACTGCGGCGAAAGAGGCCGGGGGCAGCGGCTGGGTGCTGCGCCAGCAGGGCGAAATGGCCTGCACCGGCGGCCCCGGCTACCTCGGCCTGAACGAGAGGGCAGGGCGCATCGACTTCCACGGCGCCAGCAGCGGCCTCCTGCTCATCGCCTTCCCGCGCGAATCCCTGCTGCCCCAGGTGGCCGACGTGGACCGCGCCCTGCACCAGAGCCTGCCCGACACCCTGCCGCTGCGCCTGCTGGCCCGGCAGGCGCAGGCGCTCGCCCGCCCCAGCGGTGCCAGCGACGACGCCGGCATCAGCGACGCCGAGCGCCTGCGCATTAGCGACCAACTGCTCGACCTCGGCGCCCTGGCGCTGGGCGCCACGCCCCAGGCGCAGGCCCGTGCCAGCGCGCGCGGACTGCGGCAGGCGCGGCTCAAGGCGATCCAGGCCGACCTGCGGGTGCACGCCTGGCGCGGCGACCTGACCCTGGAATGGGTGGCGGCACGCCATGGCATTTCGCCACGCTACGTGCGCGCGCTGTTCGAGCAAGAGGGCACCGCCTTCAGCGGCTACCTGCTGGAGCTGCGCCTGCAGCGTGCCTTTGGTCAACTGGCCAGCCCCCGGCACACGCGCAGCACCGTCAGCGCCATTGCGTATGACGCCGGGTTCAACAACCTGTCTTGGTTCTACCGGGCCTTCAGGCAGCGCTTCGCTGCCGCGCCCGGCGAGGTGCGGCAGCTGCACGCGCAAGGCATGCCGGCATAG